The following proteins are co-located in the Myxocyprinus asiaticus isolate MX2 ecotype Aquarium Trade chromosome 44, UBuf_Myxa_2, whole genome shotgun sequence genome:
- the LOC127434436 gene encoding uncharacterized protein LOC127434436 isoform X1: MYEAEEISQTRQEFSLVCQTDIVFADPGDDVVLACRLEPAISAAAMEIKWLNKADLVCHYKDGQVTESRGYEGRVSLSLQDLQRGNVSLTLRDIRGLQRGLYICEVIHEWQTKREYVFLYISSENVRLVVPTDIISADAGADVTLPVHLSPETSAVSMTVMWFRGTELIYQYNNGQGTTNRCCENRVGLPIQELGRGNLSLNLRNVQQSDSGNYTCKVFQDGYLFTGLVHLRVREIDKSDYTRHLQDILTQVYNDTVQQKLTKENIKKLVKALSLLFHGRNKKKNTFVVLEPTSRRTDSMERIPPFLGDGSSVESLEIEDTSVVGPTSRRTNSMEGIPPLMERESGNQNTRQTRERGIATEQARSFPAMPSVQRTSARENTLTQERPEATMQWTLPERRQGSIATAQETSTPAMPSQDPQREGTAGSAMSPAGGRTQAQERPGSSTQRTQRRHESTENKCQIL, from the exons atgtatgaagctGAAGAAATATCACAAACGAGGCAAG AGTTCTCTCTTGTTTGCCAGACTGACATTGTATTTGCTGATCCTGGAGATGATGTTGTTCTGGCCTGTCGTCTTGAGCCAGCTATCAGTGCTGCTGCAATGGAAATCAAGTGGTTGAATAAGGCAGATCTTGTCTGTCATTATAAGGATGGGCAGGTGACAGAGAGTAGAGGCTATGAGGGGAGAGTAAGTCTCTCATTACAAGATCTACAAAGAGGAAATGTGTCTTTGACACTCAGAGACATCAGAGGATTACAGAGGGGCCTCTATATCTGTGAGGTCATCCATGAATGGCAAACAAAACGAGAATATGTCTTTCTTTATATCAGCT CTGAAAACGTAAGACTTGTGGTTCCTACTGACATCATATCTGCTGATGCTGGAGCAGATGTCACCTTGCCTGTTCATCTCTCACCTGAAACAAGTGCAGTTTCCATGACAGTTATGTGGTTTAGAGGGACAGAGCTCATTTATCAGTACAACAATGGACAGGGGACAACAAACAGATGCTGTGAGAACCGAGTGGGTCTGCCCATCCAGGAGCTGGGGAGAGGAAATCTTTCTCTGAATTTGAGAAATGTTCAACAGTCTGATTCAGGAAACTACACTTGCAAAGTTTTTCAAGATGGATATCTGTTCACAGGATTAGTTCACTTGCGAGTGAGAG AGATTGACAAGAGTGATTATACAAGGCACCTGCAGGATATCCTGACACAAGTATATAATGATACTGTGCAACAAAAACTGACTAaggaaaacataaaaaagcttGTAAAAGCACTATCTCTACTATTTCATggtagaaataaaaagaaaaacacatttgttG TTTTAGAGCCTACATCCAGAAGGACAGATAGTATGGAAAGAATTCCTCCATTCT TGGGAGATGGCAGCTCAGTGGAGAGCCTGGAAATAGAAGACACTTCCg TTGTAGGTCCTACATCTAGACGTACAAATAGTATGGAAGGAATTCCTCCACTCA TGGAAAGAGAGAGTGGAAATCAAAATACAAGACAAACAAGAGAAAGGGGAATAGCCACCGAGCAAGCAAGATCCTTCCCAGCTATGCCATCAGTGCAAAGAACATCAGCAAGAGAAAACACACTAACACAAGAGAGGCCAGAAGCAACAATGCAATGGACTCTGCCAGAGAGAAGACAAGGAAGTATTGCTACAGCACAAGAAACATCCACTCCAGCTATGCCATCACAGGATCCACAAAGAGAAGGAACAGCAGGATCAGCCATGTCACCAGCAGGAGGGAGGACACAAGCACAAGAGAGGCCAGGATCCAGCACACAAAGGACTCAAAGGAGACATGAAAGTACAGAGAACAAATGCCAAATTTTGTAA
- the LOC127434436 gene encoding junctional adhesion molecule-like isoform X2, which produces MYEAEEISQTRQEFSLVCQTDIVFADPGDDVVLACRLEPAISAAAMEIKWLNKADLVCHYKDGQVTESRGYEGRVSLSLQDLQRGNVSLTLRDIRGLQRGLYICEVIHEWQTKREYVFLYISSENVRLVVPTDIISADAGADVTLPVHLSPETSAVSMTVMWFRGTELIYQYNNGQGTTNRCCENRVGLPIQELGRGNLSLNLRNVQQSDSGNYTCKVFQDGYLFTGLVHLRVRVLEPTSRRTDSMERIPPFLGDGSSVESLEIEDTSVVGPTSRRTNSMEGIPPLMERESGNQNTRQTRERGIATEQARSFPAMPSVQRTSARENTLTQERPEATMQWTLPERRQGSIATAQETSTPAMPSQDPQREGTAGSAMSPAGGRTQAQERPGSSTQRTQRRHESTENKCQIL; this is translated from the exons atgtatgaagctGAAGAAATATCACAAACGAGGCAAG AGTTCTCTCTTGTTTGCCAGACTGACATTGTATTTGCTGATCCTGGAGATGATGTTGTTCTGGCCTGTCGTCTTGAGCCAGCTATCAGTGCTGCTGCAATGGAAATCAAGTGGTTGAATAAGGCAGATCTTGTCTGTCATTATAAGGATGGGCAGGTGACAGAGAGTAGAGGCTATGAGGGGAGAGTAAGTCTCTCATTACAAGATCTACAAAGAGGAAATGTGTCTTTGACACTCAGAGACATCAGAGGATTACAGAGGGGCCTCTATATCTGTGAGGTCATCCATGAATGGCAAACAAAACGAGAATATGTCTTTCTTTATATCAGCT CTGAAAACGTAAGACTTGTGGTTCCTACTGACATCATATCTGCTGATGCTGGAGCAGATGTCACCTTGCCTGTTCATCTCTCACCTGAAACAAGTGCAGTTTCCATGACAGTTATGTGGTTTAGAGGGACAGAGCTCATTTATCAGTACAACAATGGACAGGGGACAACAAACAGATGCTGTGAGAACCGAGTGGGTCTGCCCATCCAGGAGCTGGGGAGAGGAAATCTTTCTCTGAATTTGAGAAATGTTCAACAGTCTGATTCAGGAAACTACACTTGCAAAGTTTTTCAAGATGGATATCTGTTCACAGGATTAGTTCACTTGCGAGTGAGAG TTTTAGAGCCTACATCCAGAAGGACAGATAGTATGGAAAGAATTCCTCCATTCT TGGGAGATGGCAGCTCAGTGGAGAGCCTGGAAATAGAAGACACTTCCg TTGTAGGTCCTACATCTAGACGTACAAATAGTATGGAAGGAATTCCTCCACTCA TGGAAAGAGAGAGTGGAAATCAAAATACAAGACAAACAAGAGAAAGGGGAATAGCCACCGAGCAAGCAAGATCCTTCCCAGCTATGCCATCAGTGCAAAGAACATCAGCAAGAGAAAACACACTAACACAAGAGAGGCCAGAAGCAACAATGCAATGGACTCTGCCAGAGAGAAGACAAGGAAGTATTGCTACAGCACAAGAAACATCCACTCCAGCTATGCCATCACAGGATCCACAAAGAGAAGGAACAGCAGGATCAGCCATGTCACCAGCAGGAGGGAGGACACAAGCACAAGAGAGGCCAGGATCCAGCACACAAAGGACTCAAAGGAGACATGAAAGTACAGAGAACAAATGCCAAATTTTGTAA